A single window of Nicotiana sylvestris chromosome 3, ASM39365v2, whole genome shotgun sequence DNA harbors:
- the LOC104220270 gene encoding uncharacterized protein yields the protein MAATPNFLFISSSSSSFPKDSPLCCHIHNQQQHFKSLLSPFLLFFFTFSFCSLTILVFFLYSKLTKKRINETHQQLKLVQKNLSLQEFTKKEDGVTHQSDPTHLTHSILLEILPSSSPKWAKLFSNELGNDDGPNKIDKSGLDADKDDKEKMKKKKRVKKKRPDSNSEEEVKQKKDSGVVKEKEELVCLYPFTKSSSATQRKIKQHYDELVKSHESNGLTLAQVGQFVNCLVEARSELQHKSEIIQRRFTITKALLFKADRSSFVRLRQQIYKLESEQKRLEEDAFVYNWLQQQLKLSPAYKKMLEIGADMEMKAKSNKLVENTDAELPDISFEELLAQEKKDAFWQRNGRTKAYAG from the exons ATGGCGGCCACTCCTAATTTTCTgttcatctcttcttcttcttcttctttcccaaAAGATTCTCCTCTCTGCTGTCACATTCATAATCAACAACAGCATTTTAAATCTCTGTtatctccttttcttttgtttttcttcacTTTCTCTTTTTGTTCACTCACCATTCTCGTTTTTTTTCTTTACTCTAAACTCACtaagaaaagaattaatgaaaCCCATCAACAGCTTAAATTAGTACAAAAAAACTTATCTTTACAGGAATTTACAAAGAAAGAAGATGGAGTTACACATCAATCTGACCCGACCCATTTGACCCATTCAATTCTTCTTGAGATCTTACCTTCCAGTTCACCTAAATGGGCCAAACTGTTTTCCAATGAATTGGGTAATGATGATGGCCCGAATAAGATTGATAAATCTGGTCTTGATGCGGATAAGGATGataaggagaagatgaagaaaaagaaaCGGGTCAAGAAGAAGAGACCCGATTCGAATAGTGAAGAGGAGGTGAAGCAGAAAAAGGATTCTGGGGTTGTTAAGGAGAAAGAAGAGTTGGTTTGTTTATACCCTTTTACAAAGTCGAGTAGTGCAACTCAGAGAAAGATTAAGCAGCATTATGATGAGCTTGTTAAGTCTCACGAGTCTAATGGATTGACACTGGCTCAG GTTGGTCAATTTGTTAATTGTTTGGTTGAAGCAAGGAGTGAGCTACAGCACAA GTCAGAGATCATTCAACGAAGATTCACAATAACAAAGGCCTTACTCTTTAAGGCTGACAGATCTTCCTTTGTTAGACTACGGCAGCAG ATATACAAGCTAGAATCAGAACAGAAGCGACTGGAAGAGGATGCTTTTGTATATAATTGGCTGCAACAACAGCTGAAGCTCTCGCCAGCATACAAGAAG aTGCTTGAAATTGGTGCAGACATGGAAATGAAAGCAAAATCCAATAAGCTAGTCGAAAACACAGATGCTGAGTTGCCTGATATTTCGTTTGAAGAGTTATTAGCACAAGAAAAGAAAGACGCTTTCTG GCAGAGGAATGGGAGAACGAAAGCATACGCCGGCTGA